A genomic segment from Blastopirellula marina encodes:
- the fliD gene encoding flagellar filament capping protein FliD — protein MAGIQANTGLITGIPITETVKQLIALEAQPRDLLVTRTEAINSEAKAIAELTASVLSFQFTAKKFEKASLFNTSKATSSNTTFLSATVTGSPKAGNYQFTPIRTAQSQQLLSSGVSSLTQPLTAGKIQISHGPKLDDGISLDQLNGGQGVQRGKIRITDRSGSSAAVDLSYAQTIDDVLDAINNNDDIQVTATVDGDRIKLTDNSGSIASNLIVQSVGSSSTAADLGLDGINTASNSATGADLLSLHANTLLSSLNDGNGISVNRGAADLAVSLRDGSSLEIDLGNSAAPEDFATATTKSGDARLSFASVQNGSAYDGVQIIFQDNGSVTRGNETVVFDGNAKTLTFQIDAGKTTAADIILALENDPTASQYFTAETVNNGLGNGIIDPNKDSVTTAATTGTAAATTTSVDPNAAIALTATGTGGAFDDVTIIFVDDAGVTAGAETVTYDDSDPNNKTLTIRIDAGNSTGTNVIDAINNDPTASALFTASDGSGSDGSGLVDVTDTAVTSGGALQSSATTPDDASNGQVNFKAKVKGANSDGYQISYVADGSVTKGNEVVELDAEAKTITVRIAEGETTANDVINALNGNTSFKAVFTASKPTSATGDRIIDASIEATTDKGEASEASEPQTLGELIDTINKIDPTKLRAQISDDGDSIEFIDLTAYNGGTFTVSSINNSSAAEDLGLTGTASGGTLTSRRLQAGLKTTLLTSLNGGQGLGTLGTISLTDRSGSSADVDLSSAETVEDVIELINASGLAISAKVNASGTGISLIDASGSFSSNFIIANADGTNSADLLNITHDSTSLTVNSGNLGRQFVNENTKLDDLKGGQGIERGKFLIKNSAGNTRLFDLTDESFETVGDLIDTINSQLELDVEARINDRGDGIVLIDKSSGSGKLTVTEGSSINTAASLGLLGTGVEKEVDGITRTVIEGSEVTTIDIEAGETLQDLIDKINDANIGLSASSLNTGSGTNPVRLSLTSTISGSKGRVVIDSSQSQFRFDEIVEAQDALLLFGSTSNAAAGILTSSSTNKFSEVLEGVSLTVNGASDSAINVNIQVSDEPLVKAAQEFVDQYNALRDKLDANTFFNESDNSTGVLFGSNEALRIDTELGSLITSRLAGNGKFQSLEQLGFEFNDTGKLSFNSTKLKAAFEEDPKAVETFFTRETTGFAHKVFNLTEQFAGRNNSLLVSRAQTLQARADLNTDRIKAMTERLERKTESLLKEFYNLELTIGKLQNNQTALSQIQYINPDGSTG, from the coding sequence ATGGCAGGCATTCAAGCCAATACTGGTCTCATCACCGGCATTCCGATTACGGAAACGGTCAAGCAGCTGATTGCGCTCGAAGCCCAGCCTCGAGATTTGCTGGTCACCCGCACCGAGGCCATCAACAGCGAAGCAAAAGCAATTGCGGAGCTTACAGCCAGTGTTCTGAGCTTTCAGTTCACCGCCAAGAAGTTCGAGAAGGCCTCCCTTTTCAATACTTCCAAGGCTACCAGTAGCAACACGACATTTCTCTCGGCCACCGTAACCGGATCGCCCAAAGCGGGTAACTATCAGTTTACTCCCATTCGCACGGCGCAATCACAGCAACTGCTCAGCTCGGGCGTATCTTCCCTCACTCAGCCGTTAACGGCCGGAAAGATCCAGATCAGTCACGGTCCGAAGCTCGATGACGGAATCTCTCTCGATCAACTCAATGGCGGCCAAGGGGTACAGCGTGGGAAGATTCGCATCACAGACCGCAGCGGAAGTAGTGCCGCCGTCGACTTGAGTTACGCTCAGACGATCGACGACGTCCTGGATGCGATCAATAACAATGACGACATTCAGGTTACCGCGACGGTTGATGGCGATCGAATCAAGCTGACGGACAACTCTGGTTCGATAGCCTCGAATCTCATTGTTCAGTCCGTTGGAAGTAGCAGTACCGCTGCCGACCTGGGTCTGGATGGAATCAACACGGCATCGAATTCCGCAACTGGTGCCGATCTACTGAGCTTGCATGCCAATACGCTGTTATCGTCACTCAATGATGGCAATGGAATCAGTGTTAACCGCGGCGCAGCAGATCTTGCCGTGTCATTACGTGACGGCTCCTCACTGGAAATTGATCTCGGCAATTCAGCCGCTCCTGAGGATTTCGCCACAGCCACGACCAAATCTGGGGATGCCCGGCTTAGCTTTGCATCCGTCCAGAACGGCAGTGCATACGACGGCGTTCAAATTATTTTCCAAGACAATGGCTCGGTCACTCGAGGGAACGAAACGGTTGTCTTCGACGGCAACGCGAAGACTCTGACGTTTCAGATCGACGCCGGCAAAACAACGGCCGCCGATATCATTTTGGCGCTCGAGAACGACCCAACGGCCAGCCAGTACTTTACCGCTGAAACCGTCAACAACGGACTTGGCAACGGGATTATCGATCCCAACAAAGATTCAGTCACCACTGCGGCCACCACTGGCACCGCCGCCGCGACAACCACATCGGTCGATCCGAATGCGGCGATAGCCTTGACGGCTACCGGAACTGGCGGAGCATTCGATGACGTAACGATCATCTTCGTCGATGACGCTGGCGTTACTGCCGGGGCTGAAACGGTTACCTACGACGACTCTGACCCGAACAACAAGACACTCACAATTCGGATCGATGCCGGCAATTCCACAGGGACGAATGTCATCGATGCCATCAACAACGATCCAACCGCGAGTGCCCTGTTCACCGCTTCAGACGGGTCTGGCAGTGACGGGAGCGGCCTGGTCGATGTTACGGATACCGCAGTCACCTCTGGGGGCGCTTTGCAATCTTCGGCAACCACGCCGGATGATGCCTCCAACGGCCAAGTCAACTTCAAGGCCAAGGTGAAAGGAGCCAACTCCGATGGCTACCAAATCTCGTACGTAGCCGATGGTTCGGTCACGAAGGGAAATGAAGTCGTCGAGCTTGATGCCGAAGCAAAGACAATCACCGTACGTATCGCAGAAGGCGAGACGACCGCCAACGATGTCATAAATGCACTCAATGGCAATACGTCTTTTAAAGCGGTTTTCACCGCCTCCAAGCCAACCAGTGCGACAGGCGACCGAATCATTGATGCTTCCATTGAAGCGACCACGGACAAAGGGGAAGCCAGCGAAGCATCGGAGCCCCAAACCCTCGGCGAATTGATCGACACCATCAATAAAATCGATCCGACCAAGCTACGCGCCCAAATCAGTGACGACGGCGACAGCATCGAGTTTATCGACCTAACGGCCTACAATGGTGGGACTTTTACGGTCAGCAGTATCAACAACAGTTCCGCCGCCGAGGATCTGGGGCTAACCGGCACAGCGTCCGGTGGCACGCTTACCAGTCGCAGGCTTCAAGCAGGACTGAAAACAACACTGCTAACGTCGCTCAATGGTGGGCAAGGCCTGGGCACGCTAGGTACCATTTCGCTCACAGATCGCAGTGGCAGTTCGGCAGATGTGGACTTGTCGTCGGCTGAAACCGTCGAAGATGTTATCGAACTGATCAATGCTTCTGGCTTGGCCATTAGCGCCAAGGTAAACGCATCTGGCACAGGCATCTCGCTCATTGATGCCAGTGGTTCCTTCAGCAGCAACTTCATCATCGCTAATGCCGATGGAACCAACAGTGCGGATCTGCTCAATATCACGCACGACTCGACGAGCCTGACCGTAAACTCTGGTAACCTTGGGCGTCAATTTGTCAATGAGAATACTAAGCTCGATGATCTCAAGGGTGGTCAAGGTATCGAGCGTGGCAAGTTTCTTATCAAGAACAGTGCCGGCAACACTCGGCTATTCGATCTAACCGACGAATCGTTCGAGACAGTCGGTGACTTGATCGACACGATCAACTCGCAACTCGAACTGGATGTCGAAGCTCGGATTAACGACCGCGGTGACGGAATCGTCCTGATCGATAAGAGCTCGGGATCGGGCAAGTTAACTGTCACCGAAGGCAGCTCTATTAATACCGCGGCAAGTCTCGGCCTGCTTGGCACCGGCGTCGAGAAAGAAGTCGACGGTATTACCCGTACTGTCATTGAAGGCTCTGAAGTCACGACCATCGACATCGAAGCCGGGGAAACGTTGCAGGATCTTATCGATAAGATCAATGATGCCAACATCGGGCTGTCGGCCAGTTCGCTCAACACAGGCTCAGGCACAAACCCGGTACGCTTGTCGCTGACGAGCACGATTTCCGGCAGTAAAGGGCGAGTCGTGATCGACTCGAGCCAGTCGCAATTCCGATTTGATGAGATTGTCGAAGCCCAGGACGCTTTACTACTGTTCGGATCCACCAGCAATGCTGCCGCAGGCATCCTGACTTCGTCCAGCACAAACAAGTTTAGCGAAGTGCTAGAGGGAGTCTCACTAACGGTCAACGGAGCCTCCGATTCGGCCATCAATGTGAACATCCAGGTTTCGGATGAACCGCTTGTAAAGGCCGCCCAGGAGTTTGTCGATCAGTACAACGCCTTGCGAGATAAGCTCGACGCGAATACGTTCTTCAACGAATCAGATAACTCGACCGGCGTGCTCTTTGGATCGAATGAAGCTCTGCGAATCGATACCGAACTCGGCAGCCTGATCACATCACGTCTGGCTGGCAACGGCAAGTTTCAATCGCTCGAACAGCTTGGCTTCGAGTTCAATGATACCGGCAAACTAAGCTTTAACTCGACGAAGCTGAAAGCGGCATTTGAAGAAGATCCTAAAGCGGTAGAAACCTTCTTTACCCGAGAAACAACTGGCTTCGCCCATAAAGTATTTAACCTCACAGAACAGTTCGCCGGCAGAAACAACTCGCTGCTGGTCAGTAGAGCCCAAACACTTCAAGCTCGTGCCGATCTCAATACGGATCGTATCAAAGCAATGACTGAGCGACTGGAACGCAAGACAGAAAGCCTACTCAAAGAGTTCTACAATCTCGAACTGACCATCGGCAAATTACAGAACAATCAGACCGCACTAAGTCAGATTCAGTACATTAATCCGGACGGTTCAACTGGGTAA
- a CDS encoding flagellin has product MTRINTNVSSLIAQNTLSRSNNDLQTALGRLSTGLRINRGKDDPAGLIASEGLRSDIISVEKAITNSERANQLIATADSALGQVSQLLNDIRGLTSEAANTGALSEEQIAANQLQIDSSLEAIDRIAQITSFQGKRLLDGNLDFITNGVDTKSIEGLRVDQANFGSFSEIGVSVNVVKQATRGQLNYNFGAIAEDLVLQIGGGNGTEAFNFAKGSTIEEVASAVNLVSDATGVEAIVETAATKGTLVASSYGENNDVLITANEAGFDPGDVRIKYTKGTTSTTSATYTAPVGEDPAQIEVSLGVRDYEAATVTVDDAGTDNDFTITANIKGADFNGVSVVFANDGAAGAETVDFDADAGTLTIHKAATSTAAQLVTAINNTAVNDQVAELFTAALVETTGGTGAGAVASAGAAGTFAGGVDGGDVIATANDVVAAINAAAGNDKVTASLEAGNNGYGIVSEFTDVAYHGVAEQNNALQFLAPQSNPNIRFVSNPGTELSIDTTTDPRVEGLSSATLQSDDANATFTVSAKLKGSDYDDYTISFVDDTDLAGNGDEYVILDKENKTLKIYINDATSTAQDAVDAINNDTYVSDYFGADNFGSSDGSGVITIANYPASVDTAGGVESEGTLIINLATDENGIITTTADDLIAFFDDPSQFISDSTEAADAAAYLSARGISVTNAGGSDGSGVLAVTSEDISFSTSGTDLEDAQATGTTFAVNGENAQLTFTAINSGADYDDVTIQFVADGSVTAGTDERAEYDAASKTLTFYIEEGVTTAADIEDIFDSADGNYDADIAALFSASAGGTGAGVVTTDDTGKLEGGVVDGGSVQGAALQGNSDLENTGLTFQATRYGSDSFVSVKALSGTFHLTNGTGAAADRSEGTDVDVRINGIQAVGDGLKASINTSSLDLSFSLSASVGDSSKLSFKISGGGALFQLGPDVVSNQQARLGIQSVSTATLGGVSGRLFELRSGGSKSLTSDVGGAAKIVDETITVVTQLRGRLGAFQKTTLESNIYTLNDTLANLTEAESSIRDADFAAESAKLTRSQILVQSGTSVLGIANQNPQNVLSLLR; this is encoded by the coding sequence ATGACCCGAATCAATACTAACGTCAGCTCACTCATCGCTCAGAACACGTTATCGCGTTCTAACAACGACTTGCAAACCGCACTGGGTCGTTTGAGTACCGGTCTCCGGATCAACCGTGGTAAAGACGATCCGGCTGGTTTGATCGCCAGCGAAGGTCTCCGCAGCGATATCATCAGCGTCGAAAAGGCCATCACGAACAGTGAACGTGCCAATCAGCTGATCGCTACGGCCGACAGCGCACTTGGTCAGGTTAGCCAGCTTCTCAATGACATCCGTGGCTTGACTTCGGAAGCCGCTAATACGGGTGCATTGAGCGAAGAGCAGATCGCTGCGAATCAGCTGCAGATCGACTCGTCGCTGGAAGCCATCGACCGTATCGCACAAATCACTTCGTTCCAAGGCAAGCGACTGCTGGACGGCAACCTCGACTTCATCACCAACGGTGTGGATACGAAGTCGATCGAAGGCCTCCGCGTCGACCAGGCCAACTTCGGCTCGTTCAGCGAAATCGGCGTCTCGGTCAACGTCGTCAAGCAAGCGACCCGCGGTCAATTGAACTACAACTTCGGTGCCATCGCTGAAGATCTCGTGCTGCAAATCGGCGGCGGCAACGGTACTGAAGCATTCAACTTCGCCAAGGGTTCGACCATCGAAGAGGTCGCTTCGGCCGTCAACCTGGTTTCGGACGCCACCGGCGTGGAAGCCATCGTCGAAACGGCTGCCACCAAGGGCACGCTGGTCGCTTCGAGCTACGGCGAGAACAACGACGTCCTGATCACCGCTAACGAAGCCGGTTTCGATCCTGGTGACGTTCGCATTAAGTACACAAAGGGCACCACAAGCACGACCAGCGCAACCTACACCGCTCCAGTTGGTGAAGATCCTGCACAGATCGAAGTTTCGCTCGGTGTTCGTGATTACGAAGCTGCGACCGTTACCGTCGACGATGCTGGTACAGACAACGACTTCACCATCACAGCCAATATCAAGGGTGCTGACTTCAATGGTGTTTCCGTCGTCTTCGCCAATGACGGTGCCGCTGGTGCTGAAACGGTCGACTTTGACGCCGACGCCGGTACGCTGACCATCCACAAGGCAGCTACCTCGACCGCCGCTCAGTTGGTTACCGCTATCAACAACACTGCCGTCAATGATCAAGTTGCTGAGTTGTTCACGGCCGCTCTGGTCGAAACAACCGGTGGTACGGGTGCTGGTGCTGTTGCTTCGGCCGGTGCTGCTGGTACGTTCGCCGGTGGTGTTGACGGTGGCGACGTCATTGCCACAGCCAACGACGTTGTTGCAGCGATCAACGCTGCTGCCGGCAACGACAAGGTCACCGCTTCTCTGGAAGCTGGCAACAACGGCTACGGTATCGTCTCTGAATTCACGGACGTCGCTTACCACGGTGTTGCTGAACAGAACAATGCGTTACAGTTCCTGGCTCCGCAATCGAATCCGAACATTCGGTTCGTCTCGAATCCAGGCACGGAACTCAGCATCGATACGACGACCGATCCTCGTGTTGAAGGACTTTCGTCAGCCACGCTGCAGAGTGACGATGCAAATGCAACGTTTACTGTCTCGGCCAAGCTTAAAGGCAGTGATTACGACGACTACACGATTTCGTTTGTCGACGACACCGACCTAGCCGGTAATGGCGATGAATACGTCATTCTCGACAAAGAAAACAAGACCCTGAAGATCTATATCAACGATGCTACCTCGACTGCCCAGGACGCTGTTGACGCGATCAACAACGACACCTACGTCAGCGACTACTTCGGTGCCGATAACTTTGGTTCCAGCGATGGTTCTGGCGTTATCACAATCGCCAACTATCCAGCTTCAGTTGATACGGCAGGTGGCGTTGAATCGGAAGGCACACTGATCATCAATCTGGCCACCGATGAAAACGGTATCATCACGACGACCGCGGACGACCTGATCGCGTTCTTCGATGACCCTAGCCAATTCATCAGTGACTCGACCGAAGCCGCCGATGCTGCTGCCTACCTGTCCGCTCGCGGAATCAGCGTCACCAACGCTGGTGGCAGCGATGGCTCGGGTGTGTTGGCCGTCACGTCGGAAGACATCTCCTTCTCAACGAGCGGCACCGATCTGGAAGATGCTCAGGCAACGGGCACTACTTTCGCTGTTAACGGTGAAAATGCTCAGCTGACGTTCACCGCTATCAACAGCGGCGCAGATTACGACGACGTCACGATTCAGTTCGTTGCAGACGGTTCGGTGACTGCCGGTACCGATGAGCGTGCTGAATACGACGCAGCCTCGAAGACGCTGACCTTCTACATCGAAGAAGGCGTTACGACCGCCGCCGACATCGAAGACATCTTCGACTCGGCCGACGGCAACTACGATGCTGACATCGCAGCCTTGTTCTCGGCATCTGCCGGTGGTACTGGTGCCGGTGTTGTCACGACCGACGACACGGGTAAGCTCGAAGGTGGTGTTGTTGACGGTGGAAGCGTCCAAGGTGCTGCCCTGCAAGGCAACTCGGACCTGGAAAACACCGGTCTGACGTTCCAGGCAACTCGTTATGGTTCGGACAGCTTCGTGAGCGTGAAAGCTCTAAGCGGAACGTTCCACCTGACCAACGGGACCGGTGCTGCTGCCGACCGTTCGGAAGGTACCGACGTCGACGTCCGCATCAACGGTATCCAAGCCGTGGGTGACGGTCTGAAGGCCTCGATCAACACCTCGTCGCTCGACCTGAGCTTCTCGTTGAGTGCTTCGGTTGGTGACAGCTCGAAGTTGAGCTTCAAGATCTCGGGTGGTGGTGCCTTGTTCCAACTGGGTCCAGACGTGGTCAGCAACCAGCAGGCTCGCCTTGGTATCCAGAGCGTCAGCACGGCAACCCTGGGTGGTGTCAGCGGCCGTCTGTTCGAGTTGCGTTCCGGTGGCTCAAAGAGCCTGACCTCCGACGTCGGTGGTGCTGCCAAGATCGTTGACGAAACGATTACGGTTGTTACCCAGCTTCGCGGTCGCTTGGGTGCATTCCAGAAAACGACTCTGGAATCGAACATCTACACCTTGAACGACACGCTGGCCAACCTGACCGAAGCTGAAAGCTCGATCCGTGATGCAGACTTCGCTGCTGAATCGGCTAAGCTGACCCGGTCGCAGATTCTGGTCCAGTCGGGTACCTCGGTGTTGGGTATCGCCAACCAGAACCCACAAAACGTTCTGAGTCTGCTCCGTTAA
- the csrA gene encoding carbon storage regulator CsrA, protein MLVLSRHRDESIMIGDNIVITIVDIRGDKVRLGIAAPQDIPVHRQEVYEAIKRENMQASGMQPEDTAMMKKGRK, encoded by the coding sequence ATGCTGGTACTCTCGAGGCACCGTGACGAAAGCATCATGATCGGCGACAATATTGTCATCACGATTGTGGATATTCGTGGGGATAAAGTTCGCCTGGGCATCGCTGCCCCGCAAGACATTCCTGTGCATCGCCAGGAGGTCTACGAGGCAATCAAGCGAGAAAACATGCAGGCCTCCGGCATGCAGCCTGAAGACACCGCTATGATGAAGAAGGGCCGCAAATAA
- the fliW gene encoding flagellar assembly protein FliW: protein MEFKTTRFGQLDIRQDEIITFPNGMIGFDGHTKWAILADDSNDSVGWLQSLEDPGLAFAVVSPRRYIPSYKVRISPEQASSLQIDAGMETFVLVVVSREDGLVTVNLRAPLLVNLSLQVGRQVITTDEQPLRHVIATETIPLRRSA from the coding sequence ATGGAATTTAAAACCACTCGCTTCGGCCAGCTCGATATTCGCCAAGATGAAATCATCACCTTCCCAAACGGCATGATCGGTTTCGACGGTCATACGAAATGGGCCATTCTGGCGGATGATTCCAACGATTCGGTCGGCTGGCTGCAGTCTTTGGAAGATCCAGGACTCGCGTTCGCAGTCGTTAGCCCTCGGCGATACATTCCTTCCTACAAGGTGCGAATCAGCCCGGAACAAGCCAGTTCGCTGCAAATCGACGCCGGCATGGAGACCTTTGTGCTGGTCGTCGTAAGTCGCGAAGACGGACTAGTTACCGTCAATCTCCGGGCTCCTCTGCTGGTAAATCTCTCGCTCCAGGTAGGCCGTCAGGTGATCACCACCGATGAACAACCACTGCGGCACGTCATTGCGACTGAAACAATCCCTTTGCGTCGCAGCGCTTGA